TACTGGTTAGGTGGCCCACTCTACTGTTAGTGGTCAGAGGGGCCACAGGGTACTGGTTAGGTGGCCCACTCTACTGTTAGTGGTCAGAGGAGCCACAGGGTACTGGTTAGGTGGCCCACTCTACTGTTAGTGGTCAGAGGGGCCACAGGGTACTGGTTAGGTGGCCCACTCTACTGTTAGTGGTCAGAGGAGCCACAGGGTACTGGTTAGGTGGCCCACTCTACTGTTAGTGGTCAGAGGGGCCACAGGGTACTGGTTAGGTGGCCCACTCTACTGTTAGTGGTCAGAGGGGCCACAGGGTACTGGTTAGGTGGCCCACTCTACTGTTAGTGGTCAGAGGGGCCACAGGGTACTGGTTAGGTGGCCCACTCTACTGTTAGTGGTCAGAGGAGCCACAGGGTACTGGTTAGGTGGCCCACTCTACTGTTAGTGGTCAGAGGGGCCACAGGGTACTGGTTAGGTGGCCCACTACTTTTAGTGGTCAGAGGAGAGGCACAGTTAGATtgtagaacagagggaagaggagtaGGGGCTGATTTGTAGAGTTGTGTAGAATAGGGTTGACTAGCATAGAGTGGAATAGAACAGAGTACACTCTTAGTACATTTTTTCCATGTAGAACCTTGAAGGGTTCtttgactgtccccataggataatcctttttggttccaggtagaaccctttctacagagggttaTACATGGAatgcaaaagggttctacctgaaaccaaaaagggctcttgtatggggacagccgaagaaccccttTGGAACCCCTTTTTTCTAAGATTGTAGAGTATAAATCCCTACCATCGGAGGAGCACCAGGGTTGTACTGTGGCTGGTTGGGTGGTGGGCCATTCCACTGTGGGGGCTGGGCAGGGGGGTACAAAGGGTCCTGGGAGGGGTAGCCTGGGTTGAAGCACTGAAACAAACCACAACAAAACACTGTCACACTCTTTTAGTTTCTTTTCCCGAGGAGTTTCACCcctgacggggggggggggggggattatgaGGGTTCACTAACAACCATACCAACCGCTGATATAATGGAGAGATGGGTGGACTCacagagagaaacataatggaggagagatggatggactCACTGGTTGAGGTGGGGGTCCGGTCCATTGAGGCTGGCCAGGCATCCCAGGGTTGGGGGGAGGGTAAACCTGAGGGTAACCTCCCTGTACATGGAGGAGCACCACAGTAAAAAGAGGGACTCAAACACTATTGGTGTTGTGTAGTTGTGATTATGTTGTGTAGTTGTGATTATGTTGTGTAGTTGTGATTATGTTGTATGTTCTTGGATGCTATTTTTACATATCTGCACTCCTGCCTACACAATTAACCCTCGTGGGATAAATCAAGTATTTTGAATTGAATACTATATGCGATATACTCATACAAGTACTGTACATAAACAGATACTAACATGGACAACCAGTTCCCAAAGTTAGATATAAGGACTTATATACTCAACACATTATGGTTCATGACAAGACTaagataaaacacacacacacagtcgtggccaaaagttgagaatgacacaaatattaattttcacaaagtctgctgcctcagtttgtatgatggcaatttgcatatactctagaatgttatgaagagtgatcagatgaattgcaatgtccctctgccatgcaaatgaactgaatccaaactcggtctcaacctttaagtctttactgaagactcatctcttcagtgggtcatatgattgagtgtagtctggcccaggagtgggaaggtgaacggaaaggctctggagcaacgaaccgcccttgctgtctctgcctggccgattcccctctttccactgggattctctgcctctaccctgttacgggggctgagtcactggcttactggggctctctcatgccgtccctggggggtgcgtcacctgggtgggttgattcactgttgtggtcggcctgtctgggttggcgctccccccttgggttgtgccgtggcggagatctttgtgggctatactcggccttgtctcaggatggtaagttggtggttgaagatatccctctagtggtgtgggggctgtgctttggcaaagtgggtggggttatatccttcctgtttggccctgtccggggtgtcctcggatggggccacagtgtctcctgacccctcctgtctcagcctccagtatttatgctgcattagtttatgtgtcggggggctagggtcagtttgttatatctggagtacttctcctgtcctattcggtgtcctgtgtgaatctaagtgtgcgttctctaattctctccttctctctttcttttctctcggaggacctgagccctaggaccatgccccaggactacctgacatgatgactccttctGTCCCCAGTTCATGCTtgctcagtttcaactgttctgccttactattattcaaccatgctggtcatttatgaacatttgaacatcttgagcccacccggcacagccagaagaggaggaccatgccccaggactacctgaggacatgacatgatgactccttgctgtccccagtccacctgactgtgctgctgctccagtttcaactgttctgccttattattattcgaccatgctggtcatttatgaacatttgaacatcttggtcatgttctgttataatctctacccggcacagccagaagaggactggccaccccacatagcctggttcctctctaggtttcttcctaggttttggcctttctagggagtttttcctagccaccgtgcttttacacctgcattgtttgctgtttggggttttaggctgggtttctgtacagcactttgagatatcagctgatgtacgaagggctatataaataaatttgatttgatttgaatccccccaaaacatttccactgcatttcagccctgccacaaaaggaccagctgacatcatgtcagtgattctcttatTAACAccggtgtgagtgttgacgaggacaaggctggagatcactctgtcatgctgattgagtttcaataacagactggaagcttcaaaaggaagggtggtgcttggaatcattgttcttcctttgtcaaccatggttacctacaaggaaacacgtgcagtcatcattgctttgcacaaaaagggcttcacaggcaaggatattgctgccagtaagattgcacctaaatcaaccatttatcggatcatcaagaacttcgagagcggttcaattgttgtgaagaaggctccagggcgcccaagaaagtccagcaagcatcaggaccgtctcctaaagttgattcagctgcgggatcggggcaccaccagtagagcttgctcaggaatttCAGCAGGCAGGTgagagtgcatctgcacgcacagtgaggcgaagactttgaggatggcctggtgtcaagaaaggcagcaaagaagccacttctctccaggaaaaacatcagggacagactgatattctgcaaaggtacaaggattggactgctgaggactggggtaaagtcattttctctgatgaatcccctttccgattgtttggggcatccggaaaaaagcttgtccggagaagacaaggtgagcgctaccatcagtcctgtgtcatgccaacagtaaagcatcctgagaccattcatgtgtggggttgcttctcagccaagggagtgggctcactcacaattttgcctaagaacacagccatgaataaagaacgataccaacacatcctccgagagcaacttctcccaaccatccaggaacagtttggtgacgaacaatgccttttccagcatgatggagcaccttgccataaggcaaaagtgataactaagtggctcggtgaacaaaacatagatattttgggtccatggtcaggaaactccccagaccttaatcccattgagaacttgtggtcaatcctcaagaggtaggtggacaaacaaaaccccacaaattctgacaaactccaagcattgattatgcaagaatgggctgccatcagtcaggatgtggcccagaagttaattgacagcatgccagggcagattgcagaggtcttgaaaaagaagggtcaacactgcaaacatTGACTCCTTGCATCAACtttatgtaattgtcaataaatgcctttgacacttatgaaatgcttgtaataaTACTTcaatattccatagtaacatctgaccaaaatatctaaagacaccgaggcaacagactttgtgaaaatgtatatttgtgtcattctcaaaacttttggccacgactgtatctATTCCAATGACATAAAACACAAGGCATGCACAAACCAACACACCACAGTATGCAGTTAAGTGTATAAAGAATAAATGATAGAACGTCTGCAATAACCACAGAAAATAAAACACGTCACGTTATTCCCGCTCAACTACAAAACACCATGCGTTACTGCAACAATGTCATTATTATAGTAGTGCAGcatgggagacgaggagagaccGATTAGAGGGAGGAACCTAAGGGCAACTTCTACATGGGATTTGTCCCAAACGGCACCATATTCCCGAGTGAACTAGTTTTGACCGGAGACCTATGGCGAGAATCGGGTGCCATTTCATAGCCAAGCCACCATCTAACTATCCCTCACCGGCACACCAGGTCCAGGGGACACCCCTCCTCCGGGCATGTTGTAGCCGGGAGGGGGGTGCAGAGTCTCGGGGTTGTCCAGTTGGATGGCGGTGGTGTCGGGGGATTTGTTCTTGAAGATCCTCTTCCGGCAACAGAAACAGATACTGGCAGGGATAccaagcaggaggaggagggccaTGAGGGGGTTGCCTGCTTCATTCTCATGTTTGTCTGGAGGGGGATAGGGGGGggcgagggggagagggaaagagagagatgcagaaggaGCGAGACGGGGAAGTTAATTTGGGAGACATTGCAAAGCCGtaaggggaacaggagggagtgATTGACAGACGACATGTGTTTCACTCTATGCATGTTGTAATCCCCCTCACCCCACCGCCTCTTTCCCACCACCCCATAGCTTACTGAGCAGCCCTGTAGTCCTACAAATAACCAACTAATTAGTGACAAACAGGGACATATGAGCTGCGAGCCAAACAATGTGtatcccgaatggcaccctattccactatgggccctggtcaaaagtagtgcactatatcaggaatagtgtgccatttggaacgAATGGCCAGTATACCAGACCATTGGGAAGGGAGCCTGATGATGTGTCTATTTCCATGACCTACTCGAACTTCAACATGACCTAACAGAGGTAATTTAATTCTAAGAATTCTATGCAGCCAACACCacttgtctctctctatacagcacCAGTTTGTATCTCTTGGACTTGTTACTACTTACACTATGCACTAAGCATACTTGGATATTTGTggactagttttgaccagagcccagtgtACTAAATAGGGTGCTTATTACATACGCTGCGgctactgttaattatctatcctgtggtctagtcactttacccctacctacagtggggagaacaagtatttgataacaatgccgattttgcaggtttcctacttacaaagcatgtagaggtctgtaatttttatcataggtacacttcaactgtgagacggaatctaaaacaaaatccagaaaatcacattgtatgatttttaagtaattcatttgcattttatttcatgacataagtatttgatcacctaccaaccagtaagaattccagctctcacagacctgttcgtttttctttaagaagcccgcctgttctccactcattacctgtattcactgcacctgtttgaactcgttacctgtataaaagacacctgtccacacactcaaacagactccaacctctccacaatggccaagaccagagagctgtgtaaggacatcagggatcaaattgtagacctgcacaaggctgggatgggctgcaagacaataggcaagcagcttggtgagaaggcaacaactgttggcgcaattattagaaaatggaagaagttcaagatgacggtcaatcaccctcggtctgggtctccatgcaagatctcacctcgtggggcatcaatgatcatgaggaagatgagggatcagcccagaactacacggcaggacctggtcactgacctgaagagagctgggaccacagtctcaaagaaaaccattagtaacacactacgccgtcatggattaaaatcctgcagggcacgcaaggtccccctgctcaagccaacgcatgtccaggcccgtctgaagtttgccaatgaccatctggatgatccagaggaggaatcattaagagcattgaagatgggtcgtggctgggtcttccagcatgacaacgacccaaaataCACAGCCAGGGCAAATAAGGAGTGgttccgtaagaagcatctcaaggtcccggagtggcctagccagtctccagacctgaacccaatagaacatctttggagggagctgaaagtccgtattgcccagcgacagtcccgaaacctgaaggatctggagaaggtctgtatggaggagtgggccaaaatcccggctgcagtgtgtgcaaacctggtcaagaactacaggaaacgtatgatctctgtaattgcaaacaaaggtttctgtatcaaatattaagttctgcttttctgatgtatcaaatactaatgtcatgcaataaaatgtaaatgaattacttttaaaaaataagtgattttctggatttttgttttagatgtcatctctcacagttgaagtgtacatatgattaaaaaaattacagacctctacatgctttgtatgtaggaaaacctgcaaaatcggcaggttatcaaatacttgttctccccactgtatatgtacagtGCAGTCGCAAAATAGTCAGACCTCtactttttccccattttgttatgttacagacttCCTGTAACGGAAGACTTGGTgggtccaaacttcttccatttaagaatgatggaggccactgtgttcttggggaccagcaatgctgaatacatttttttggtacccttccccagatctgggcCTCgataatcctgtctcagagctctagaGACAATTCCGATATGGACCTTCGTGGCTTGGTTTTCTTCTCTGACATGtactttcaactgtgggaccatagAGACACGTTCGTGCcttttcaaaatcatgtccaatcacctgagctcaatatttctgtattttacaaAAGCTTTTAAAAACCTGTCTTCGCGTTGACATTATGGGGTTGTCTGTAAAGTAACGAGGATTATTTATTTAGACCATTTTAAGAATAAGgcgtgttacgttacagccttattacctcatacccctgctcatcaactgggtattggtactctgtgtatatagccatgttatcattactcattgtgtatttattcctcgttattatttattattattatttattttgtattgttgggaagggcccgtaactaagcatttcaccagtcctacacctgttgttttaagAAGCATGTGAAATAACTGTagatatttttttttcttcatgatTTGGAACGCAGGAAGCGTCTGCGCAGACCAAGGTTGGGAGTGAAGTGGTAtccctcccaacacactcacGATAACTCAGTAGAAGTGAGTAACACTGCAGAGCTAACAAACAATCTATGGCAACACAGCGAAACCACAACCTATGAGTTCCATCCTGACGATGGCGACCACCCGGTCTCGCGTGTCCTTCAGCGTGTAGTAGCCCACGTCCGAGGTGTTGACGTTCTGGATGCTGATCTTGGTGGAAAGGGTCTTGACCCGGTTCCAGTAGTCCGGGAGGTCCTGGGCCACCACTGCCCCATCATGCACCAGGGTGACGTTGGCGTTGGCGCCCGAGAAGGAGAGCGTGGCGTCGGCCTGGTCGATGCCCTCCAATGAGATGTGGAGTTCCTCGCCCACCACGCACTTCGTGTACTCACGCCTGGCTGAGAAAAGGAAGAACATGTTGCATTAGGGGGAGAGGGTGGGaaaaagaggggaggagggtgtacgtgaaagggtgagagaggggggtgagagagtgagagagaaagagagacaaaaggCCAAGACAATAACAAAGTAATTGTTATGGCGATCTAATTAAAGGGATAGCCATAGTCCCAgggtcagatgaactcgtggataccatttatGAAGGACATTAGAGGTAGTTTtgcaagccaatgctaactagctctAGAGCATGCGAGCTGTTcctatagacttccagtcattgcgctaacagctagttagcaacttccttcaaacttaagcagagacataaaaatggtatccacgagttcatcggACTCTGTGGAAGTAGGATGAAGGGCTTCGTGTCAAAATCCCAAAATGTCCCTTTAAATAACATGCAAAGCACTCACTGGTCACAGCCACTTTGAGCGAGGAGATCTCCTTGTTCCAGTAGTCTCTCTGGACATAGGTCCCCTGGTCCTTGTAAGTCACCTTCAGGGGGCAAAGGTCAAACACTTAACAGGGATGATAAAATCAAACTTTCTTTATAAATGCATTTAAAATCTCTTCACAAAAATGTTTAAATAATATATGAAATGAAGAGGTAGAGGATGGTAGGTGCATTGCTGGGACGGGATGGGTGTTAAGTGATATTAACAGTACCGGTCAAAACCAAGTGGTGAGTTTTGTTATAAGTAGGATACCATCTCCTCAAATCCCCACTCTGGTGGTATGATCTGAGTTGATATACTTTATTGtccccggggggggggggggggatttgacttagacaattaaagagacagtcaCTCACTTTGTCCAGATACCAGCTCCTGTCGGTTCCTGTCCCGGACACCTTTCCTCTGGTGGCCCGGGATCCACGGCCCCAGTACAGGTACGTCTTCAGGGGCTCTGCAGCGGGGATGAACTCCAGCTTCTCAGCACTCTTCGGGAGGTAGATCTTCAGCTGATGCCCGTGGGACAGACGCTTGTGCAGGTCGGGCACCACGTAGCCATCTGAGtgcgagagagtgagtgagagtataTGGATGAGAGCAAAagtggggagggggatagagagagagagaaaaagggttGTGTGGAAGTGAGGATTAACACATTTTACTCCACATTATCTGAAGCAGTGGTAAACACAGATAATGTAGCTTGAAACCCTTTTAAAAACAACTTTCATCTACAAATTCTTGGCATCTGCTGacattgtcccaaatggcatcttatcttcactataaagtgcactatgggccgcggtcaaaagtagtgccctatatagggaatagggtgccattagtgaCGGGGCCTAGGTTTCCGCTGTTGCCTAATGCAGTTGGTGGTGTAGGAAGGTGTGGTGTAGGAGCCGTAAACGGGCCCTACCTACACGGCAGTGTACTTTCGAACATTCCTGTCTATTCATCTTGAAATGTCAACCGAATCCTCCTCCGGGATTTCATTTGTCCATTAACTGTGTTttcacatgttttttttttttgctttcagTGGAATGTAAAAGAGCCAATAAAGCGGGAGTGCCGTGGGGTGCTGGTGTCACTCCCCGCTCGCAACTCCCGGCTGGGGATCGGGTTAAAAATCATTATGTAATTCTTCCCAgctttctcccttctccacccctgtgtcatttattttctttcctctttaaaaaaaaatgtatatatataaggGAATACACAGGAAGCTCCAACTCACCCACACTGAGAACAGTGCCCAGCAGGATCCAAAGACTCCACATCATCTGTATTGGCATATCACAAGAAATATGATAAATTATATTATGAACAGGTTGGGGGGGGGTTTAAGACAGACGGGCATGTTAGGACAGTGTTCCCCACCGTTTGGTCTTGGCTCAACCCTTTTGGTACTGGATAGAGGAGACTAGAAACtgaggttgcgtcccaaatggcacaggTTCCCTaaatattgcactacttttgaccatggctctgggcaaaagtagtgcatttgatagagaacagggtgccattttggccCCAGCCTGTCCAGACTGGAAATGAGGTCTAGTGGGTCAGGAGACGATGTGAAGAGCAACAGGGACAGGCAACTAGCGGTCCGCAGGCCCTTGGatcaaccccccctcccccccaaaaaaagtgagGGGCCCTAAACTTCATAGAACAAAGTGTGACTGCCTTTAAAAAGCAACGAATCCATTTGAAAACAGCCtgtgtggcatcgatatgagtcagaagcAGTTCTTCTAGTGCAGTGATGGGAAACTGGAGGCCCTCAGATACATTTCCCAAAAAGTTGTGGGCAACTTGCAGACCCTCATGAGGAGTTCAGATTTTTTGTTGGATTTAGAGATGAGCGCAAATAATGCAAATCAACTGAGCTCAAATAGTGATAAATAATGTAGGCTCATCTAAAACTGAAATGATCACACACCCCTCTTATTTATTATACTATAAAAACcttaactgatcctagatctggaGTTGCCAAGGTAACGTGGGCTCCcgaatcacaaccggccgtg
The genomic region above belongs to Oncorhynchus nerka isolate Pitt River linkage group LG18, Oner_Uvic_2.0, whole genome shotgun sequence and contains:
- the LOC115145768 gene encoding uncharacterized protein LOC115145768 isoform X2, translated to MRKTAKESPGFFHIKMMWSLWILLGTVLSVDGYVVPDLHKRLSHGHQLKIYLPKSAEKLEFIPAAEPLKTYLYWGRGSRATRGKVSGTGTDRSWYLDKVTYKDQGTYVQRDYWNKEISSLKVAVTTRREYTKCVVGEELHISLEGIDQADATLSFSGANANVTLVHDGAVVAQDLPDYWNRVKTLSTKISIQNVNTSDVGYYTLKDTRDRVVAIVRMELIDKHENEAGNPLMALLLLLGIPASICFCCRKRIFKNKSPDTTAIQLDNPETLHPPPGYNMPGGGVSPGPGVPGGYPQVYPPPNPGMPGQPQWTGPPPQPCFNPGYPSQDPLYPPAQPPQWNGPPPNQPQYNPGAPPMVPPPTSEALHSTDGAFQFNTDTGKNAPTNFL
- the LOC115145768 gene encoding uncharacterized protein LOC115145768 isoform X1, which produces MRKTAKESPGFFHIKMMWSLWILLGTVLSVDGYVVPDLHKRLSHGHQLKIYLPKSAEKLEFIPAAEPLKTYLYWGRGSRATRGKVSGTGTDRSWYLDKVTYKDQGTYVQRDYWNKEISSLKVAVTTRREYTKCVVGEELHISLEGIDQADATLSFSGANANVTLVHDGAVVAQDLPDYWNRVKTLSTKISIQNVNTSDVGYYTLKDTRDRVVAIVRMELIDKHENEAGNPLMALLLLLGIPASICFCCRKRIFKNKSPDTTAIQLDNPETLHPPPGYNMPGGGVSPGPGVPGGYPQVYPPPNPGMPGQPQWTGPPPQPCFNPGYPSQDPLYPPAQPPQWNGPPPNQPQYNPGAPPMGYAPVMYSAPSGNEEIKMENMSPADPLLAHPPPQVPPPTSEALHSTDGAFQFNTDTGKNAPTNFL